In Effusibacillus pohliae DSM 22757, the following are encoded in one genomic region:
- a CDS encoding GAF domain-containing sensor histidine kinase, with product MSLITNLTRAKSGLETLFAVSRSINEQRDLPSVLQQIIDQATRLVRGDCGFLFLIQPDGSLVRKVGTTHAAPLERIPKDQGIAGVVACTGESLLVHDVRRDHRFLPGETLSDTQSLLVLPIQIDHKVSGVISLGKNETHAFHPNDLNIMSIFATHAAVAMKNAWYMEEREKRLILEERNRIAREIHDGLAQDLAAILLRIEMLLQQADCTCRQPALHELQERVRKTVTAVRHSIYSLRPQPYIRIGLVPAIRSHLEDISLRHGIYTELAPEPVNLSVAPEISKAIFQIFSESVQNVLKHAEATAIYVRFEQTARWLVLTIRDNGKGFHFGQAIVNALEKRSFGIENMYNIADQIGASLEFVTAPDKGTVVTLLIPVKEGMNHGHPRVAV from the coding sequence ATGTCCCTGATCACCAACCTCACGCGGGCGAAATCCGGACTCGAAACCCTGTTTGCTGTTTCCCGCTCGATCAATGAACAGCGCGATTTGCCCAGCGTTCTGCAACAAATCATCGACCAGGCCACCCGATTGGTGCGTGGAGATTGCGGCTTCCTGTTCCTAATCCAGCCAGACGGCTCACTGGTGCGGAAAGTGGGGACTACACACGCCGCGCCGCTGGAACGAATTCCAAAAGATCAGGGGATTGCGGGGGTCGTCGCGTGCACTGGCGAATCCCTTCTGGTTCACGACGTGAGGCGGGACCATCGGTTTCTGCCGGGAGAGACACTGAGTGACACCCAGTCGCTGCTCGTGCTGCCGATCCAGATTGACCACAAGGTGAGCGGGGTGATCTCACTGGGAAAAAACGAAACGCACGCATTTCACCCGAATGATCTGAACATCATGTCGATCTTCGCCACCCATGCGGCCGTCGCGATGAAAAACGCCTGGTATATGGAAGAAAGGGAAAAACGCCTGATCCTGGAGGAACGAAACCGCATCGCCCGCGAGATCCATGACGGATTGGCGCAGGATCTGGCGGCCATCCTGTTGCGGATCGAGATGCTGCTGCAGCAAGCGGATTGCACATGCCGGCAGCCCGCTTTGCACGAATTGCAGGAACGGGTGCGAAAAACAGTCACAGCAGTGCGTCATTCGATTTATTCGTTGCGTCCCCAACCGTATATTCGAATCGGGCTGGTTCCGGCCATCCGCTCCCATCTGGAGGACATCTCCCTGCGCCATGGAATCTACACGGAGCTAGCGCCCGAACCGGTTAATCTGTCCGTAGCTCCCGAAATCAGCAAAGCGATATTTCAAATTTTCTCCGAAAGCGTGCAAAATGTGCTGAAGCATGCGGAGGCGACCGCGATCTACGTCCGATTCGAACAGACCGCCCGTTGGCTGGTCCTTACCATCCGCGACAACGGAAAAGGATTTCACTTTGGACAGGCAATCGTGAACGCACTGGAAAAGCGTTCATTTGGCATTGAAAATATGTACAACATAGCGGATCAGATCGGCGCTTCCCTGGAATTCGT